One genomic window of Desmospora activa DSM 45169 includes the following:
- a CDS encoding M24 family metallopeptidase, whose product MRARLEQLQKWLTDRQWDAILVTHPVNRRYLTGFTGSSGWVLITREKQFLLSDFRYIVQGKEQAPLFTFVNHEGKWFETVNRLCREGNLSSLAFEESHLTFQQHRQLKEALVGVELQPTSHVVEKLRQFKSEDELVLMRQAAAIADSAFAEILKVMRPGVAERDIELRLEFLLRERGATSSSFDTIVASGPRSALPHGVASERVMQKGDLVTLDFGALYQGYCSDITRTVVLGPPADWQQEIYDIVLEAQQRAVAAIRPGMTGQVADAVARDYITEKGYGDQFGHSTGHGLGMEVHEAPTLSARGKAPLEPGMVVTVEPGIYLPDRGGVRIEDDVVVTADGHEVITFSKKELIILD is encoded by the coding sequence ATGAGAGCTCGCCTGGAACAGCTGCAAAAATGGCTGACAGACCGACAATGGGATGCCATTTTGGTGACCCACCCTGTCAATCGTCGTTATCTGACCGGCTTTACCGGCTCATCGGGCTGGGTGTTGATCACGCGGGAGAAGCAGTTTCTCCTTTCCGATTTTCGCTATATCGTCCAGGGAAAAGAACAAGCCCCTCTCTTTACTTTTGTAAACCATGAGGGCAAATGGTTTGAAACCGTGAACCGCCTCTGCCGTGAGGGAAATCTATCCTCATTAGCATTTGAGGAGAGCCACCTGACGTTTCAGCAGCATCGTCAATTGAAGGAGGCACTGGTAGGAGTAGAACTTCAGCCAACTTCCCATGTGGTGGAAAAACTGCGCCAGTTCAAGTCCGAGGACGAGTTGGTGCTGATGCGGCAAGCGGCTGCCATTGCCGATTCCGCCTTTGCCGAGATTTTGAAGGTGATGCGTCCTGGTGTGGCGGAGCGGGATATTGAGCTTCGGTTGGAGTTTTTGCTGCGAGAACGAGGGGCGACTTCTTCTTCCTTTGATACGATTGTGGCTTCCGGTCCCCGTTCCGCTTTGCCCCATGGTGTCGCCAGTGAGCGGGTGATGCAAAAGGGGGACTTGGTAACGTTGGACTTTGGCGCCTTGTATCAAGGGTACTGCTCCGACATTACCCGGACAGTGGTGCTAGGGCCACCTGCGGATTGGCAACAGGAGATCTACGACATTGTGCTGGAAGCACAACAACGGGCGGTAGCGGCCATCCGGCCCGGCATGACGGGTCAAGTAGCCGATGCGGTCGCTCGCGATTATATCACGGAAAAAGGGTACGGTGACCAGTTTGGCCACAGCACGGGCCATGGTCTGGGCATGGAAGTACATGAGGCACCAACCCTTTCCGCTCGTGGGAAAGCACCGTTGGAACCGGGAATGGTGGTTACGGTGGAACCGGGAATCTATCTGCCCGACCGCGGTGGTGTCCGGATCGAAGACGATGTTGTGGTAACCGCTGATGGACATGAAGTGATTACCTTTAGCAAAAAAGAGCTTATTATTCTGGATTAA
- the efp gene encoding elongation factor P, with protein sequence MISTNDFRTGLTIELDGDVWQVMEFQHVKPGKGAAFVRSKLRNLRNGNIAERTFRAGEKVGRAHVETRQMQYLYESGGEHTFMDNETYDQINIPGDKMERELKFLKENMNVHLVLYQEETLGIELPNTVELQVVETDPGIRGDTATGGSKPATLETGLVVQVPLFINQGDRLVIDTRKEEYVSRA encoded by the coding sequence ATGATATCCACCAACGATTTTCGTACAGGATTGACAATTGAATTGGATGGCGACGTATGGCAGGTGATGGAATTTCAGCATGTAAAACCGGGGAAAGGAGCGGCTTTTGTTCGTTCCAAATTACGCAATCTACGCAACGGAAATATTGCTGAGCGTACCTTTCGCGCCGGTGAAAAAGTGGGCCGTGCCCATGTGGAGACACGTCAAATGCAGTACCTCTACGAAAGCGGCGGCGAGCACACGTTTATGGATAATGAAACCTATGACCAGATCAATATTCCCGGCGACAAGATGGAGCGAGAGCTGAAGTTTCTCAAGGAAAACATGAATGTTCATCTGGTGCTGTATCAAGAGGAAACCTTAGGGATTGAACTGCCCAACACGGTGGAGTTGCAAGTGGTGGAAACTGATCCCGGCATTCGTGGAGATACGGCCACCGGTGGTTCGAAACCGGCCACGTTGGAAACCGGATTGGTTGTACAGGTGCCGCTTTTTATCAACCAGGGAGACCGTTTAGTGATCGACACCCGTAAAGAGGAGTATGTCTCTCGCGCGTAA
- a CDS encoding 2-phosphosulfolactate phosphatase, giving the protein MKVQTVLSVDVLKSESLIHKTVIIIDVFRASSSIVTAFAHGAASIVPTETVAKARQYGKEGWLIGGERYGKNLEGFHFGNAPSDFSTERIKGRDIAFTTTNGTRALVKSSKGSDILIGCFLNAQACAIKARDLHRDILLFCAGTRGEFSLEDGIAAGCLLHHLKEQDPAIPCDDEGLALLHAYRNSRDRLTDLLGLSRSGRQLISRGRQNDIRDCVQINRYDIVPRWRQDRLIH; this is encoded by the coding sequence GTGAAAGTGCAGACGGTCCTTAGTGTCGATGTGTTAAAAAGCGAGTCGCTAATCCATAAAACGGTGATCATCATCGATGTATTCCGTGCCTCCAGTAGTATTGTAACCGCCTTTGCCCATGGAGCCGCCTCGATCGTCCCGACGGAAACCGTGGCCAAAGCACGCCAATATGGAAAGGAAGGCTGGCTTATCGGCGGTGAACGGTATGGTAAAAATTTAGAGGGATTCCATTTTGGCAATGCCCCCTCCGATTTTTCCACAGAACGGATTAAAGGACGCGATATCGCTTTTACCACCACCAACGGCACCCGCGCCTTGGTGAAATCCAGCAAGGGATCCGATATTTTGATTGGCTGCTTTCTCAATGCACAAGCTTGTGCCATCAAGGCAAGGGATCTTCATCGCGACATTCTTCTCTTCTGCGCTGGAACACGGGGTGAATTTTCCCTGGAAGACGGCATCGCCGCCGGATGTCTTTTACATCATCTAAAAGAGCAGGACCCTGCTATCCCTTGTGATGACGAAGGTCTAGCTCTTCTTCACGCCTACCGCAACAGCCGGGATCGACTGACGGACTTATTGGGACTGAGCCGATCCGGACGACAACTGATTAGCCGTGGTAGACAAAACGATATTCGCGACTGTGTTCAGATCAATCGCTATGATATTGTACCACGCTGGCGCCAAGATAGGCTTATCCACTGA
- the spoIIIAA gene encoding stage III sporulation protein AA: MSSPVWDVLPLSIREMLELLPRSVYTRLEEVRIREGRPLEVITPERSWFLGRSGLERGVEQAYIPSKEDCTKILNLISHHSLYALEEELRRGYVTIEGGHRIGLVGPAVVEGGRVRRLRSISGFNLRIAREVRGAAREVMPYLFRDGRLFNTLIVSPPQCGKTTLLRDLVRIVSEGEGNIPSYKVGVVDERSEIAGCVEGVPQHDVGPRTDVLDACPKAEGMMMMIRSMSPELLVVDEIGRQEDGDAVFEAMHAGVALFTTAHGRSLEEVSRRPTLSRLLREGAFDRVVLLSRKNGPGTLEGIFDQSLHRLQRLGKGVPAR, translated from the coding sequence ATGTCTTCCCCTGTGTGGGATGTGCTCCCCCTCTCGATTCGTGAAATGCTAGAGTTACTGCCACGCTCAGTTTATACACGGCTGGAGGAAGTTCGAATTCGGGAGGGACGTCCTTTGGAAGTGATCACACCGGAACGTTCTTGGTTTTTAGGGAGGTCTGGTTTGGAGCGTGGGGTGGAACAAGCTTATATCCCCAGCAAGGAAGATTGCACCAAGATACTTAACCTGATCAGTCATCACTCCCTCTATGCGCTGGAGGAGGAACTGCGCCGGGGCTATGTCACCATCGAAGGAGGCCATCGCATCGGTTTGGTGGGTCCGGCTGTAGTGGAGGGAGGGCGTGTACGACGCTTACGTTCCATTTCTGGGTTTAACCTGCGGATCGCCCGGGAGGTGCGTGGGGCAGCGCGCGAGGTGATGCCGTATCTTTTTCGTGACGGGCGCCTTTTTAATACCTTGATCGTCTCACCACCCCAATGCGGAAAAACGACGCTGCTGCGCGATCTTGTTCGAATCGTGAGTGAAGGGGAAGGAAATATCCCTTCTTACAAGGTGGGAGTGGTGGACGAGCGCTCGGAGATCGCTGGTTGTGTAGAAGGAGTACCCCAACATGATGTAGGTCCTCGCACCGATGTACTGGATGCTTGTCCCAAGGCGGAGGGGATGATGATGATGATCCGCTCGATGTCGCCGGAATTGCTGGTTGTAGACGAAATCGGGCGGCAGGAAGACGGAGATGCTGTGTTTGAAGCGATGCATGCAGGTGTCGCTCTTTTTACCACCGCTCACGGTCGTTCCTTGGAAGAGGTATCCCGCAGGCCCACTCTTTCTCGTCTTCTACGCGAAGGCGCCTTTGATCGGGTCGTTCTTCTTAGTCGAAAAAACGGGCCTGGAACATTAGAGGGAATTTTTGATCAATCGTTACATCGATTGCAGCGGTTAGGCAAAGGGGTGCCGGCGCGATGA
- the spoIIIAB gene encoding stage III sporulation protein SpoIIIAB: MIKLLGAAFILFATSAAGFLTAKRFKDRPRQIRQLRAALSLLQTEITYGSRRLDQVCAHIAQREAAPIGSLFGWAGEYMERLDGASTFECWRRAVTQTWPHTVLKETEKQILLDFGKTLGISDREDQLQNLRRAQTALEGEEALARDEQERYEKMCRSLGVLTGALIVILIY, translated from the coding sequence ATGATTAAGCTTCTCGGGGCCGCTTTTATCCTATTTGCCACTTCTGCGGCCGGATTCCTCACTGCGAAGCGCTTCAAAGACCGTCCACGCCAAATTCGGCAACTTCGTGCGGCTCTTTCGCTGTTACAGACGGAGATAACCTATGGTTCACGCCGTCTGGATCAGGTTTGTGCTCATATTGCTCAGCGAGAAGCGGCGCCGATCGGGAGCTTGTTCGGTTGGGCGGGCGAGTATATGGAGCGATTGGATGGCGCCTCCACCTTTGAATGTTGGCGCCGGGCGGTAACACAGACATGGCCGCACACCGTTTTGAAGGAAACGGAAAAACAGATTTTGCTCGACTTTGGTAAAACCCTCGGGATTTCCGATCGAGAAGATCAATTGCAAAATTTGCGCCGCGCACAAACGGCTCTGGAAGGGGAGGAGGCACTCGCTCGGGATGAACAGGAGCGATATGAAAAAATGTGCCGTAGTTTAGGCGTGTTGACCGGAGCCTTAATCGTCATCCTGATCTATTAG
- the spoIIIAC gene encoding stage III sporulation protein AC encodes MPYNVDAIFQIAGIGIIVAMMHTVLKQMGKEDYAHWVTLIGFIVVLFMVVMLVQDLFQTIKRVFLFQ; translated from the coding sequence ATGCCTTACAATGTGGATGCCATATTTCAGATCGCAGGGATCGGGATTATCGTCGCCATGATGCACACGGTTCTCAAGCAAATGGGAAAAGAGGACTATGCCCATTGGGTCACGCTGATCGGATTTATCGTGGTGCTGTTCATGGTGGTGATGTTGGTTCAAGATCTGTTCCAAACCATTAAACGCGTATTTTTATTCCAGTAA
- the spoIIIAD gene encoding stage III sporulation protein AD, translating into MEILQVVGLGLIATFLILVIKEQKPVFAFLLATFTGVVIFLALIGKIADVLHILTRLAEQARVNTMFLETILKIIGIAYIAEFGAQVTRDAGQGSIASKIELAGKILIMVMAIPIITMLIETVVQILPS; encoded by the coding sequence TTGGAAATTCTCCAGGTGGTGGGTTTGGGCCTGATCGCTACCTTTTTGATACTGGTCATCAAAGAGCAGAAACCGGTCTTTGCTTTTCTGTTGGCCACCTTCACCGGAGTTGTGATCTTTCTCGCCTTGATCGGTAAGATTGCCGATGTACTCCATATATTGACGCGTCTAGCAGAACAGGCCCGGGTTAACACCATGTTCCTGGAGACTATCCTTAAAATTATCGGCATCGCCTATATCGCCGAATTTGGCGCGCAAGTGACGCGGGATGCGGGACAGGGTTCCATCGCCTCCAAAATTGAGTTGGCGGGAAAGATTTTAATCATGGTTATGGCGATTCCCATCATCACGATGTTGATTGAAACAGTGGTTCAAATTCTTCCCTCGTAA
- the aroQ gene encoding type II 3-dehydroquinate dehydratase: MKKVLVLHGPNLNRLGRREPDVYGRETLEDVNGRIQKRAMEMGVQVDFYQSNHEGALIDCIHDAEDFYDAIIINPGALTHYSYALRDALASVSVPAIEVHISNIHQRESFRHTSVIAPVTRGQIVGLGTAGYEWALAALPTVLAWEKEE; this comes from the coding sequence ATGAAAAAGGTATTGGTTCTCCATGGTCCTAATCTCAATCGCTTAGGCAGACGTGAGCCGGATGTATACGGTCGTGAAACCCTGGAAGATGTAAACGGTCGTATCCAAAAGCGGGCGATGGAGATGGGGGTGCAAGTGGATTTTTACCAATCCAACCATGAAGGGGCATTGATCGACTGTATCCATGATGCGGAAGATTTTTATGATGCCATCATCATTAATCCGGGGGCGCTGACGCATTATAGTTATGCCTTGCGCGATGCGCTCGCATCGGTGTCCGTTCCGGCAATTGAAGTACATATATCCAATATCCATCAGCGGGAGAGCTTTCGCCATACATCCGTGATTGCACCGGTTACACGGGGCCAGATTGTCGGATTGGGGACGGCCGGCTACGAATGGGCGTTGGCAGCGCTCCCGACGGTATTGGCATGGGAAAAGGAGGAGTAG
- a CDS encoding MFS transporter: MAVEQVDTQGSKPKTGILVLSIISAVPIIMVLGNSMLIPVLPTIQSKMDVSKFQVSLLITLFSVGAGIAIPFAGILSDRLGRRIIIAISLLIYGAGGLLTGIAAIWGGGIFWLMLAGRILQGMGAAGTAPIAMALVSDLYQKSERSKALGITEAANGMGKVISPILGSLLALITWWSLFFFFPVLCIPIALGIWFVVKESNKQQQPQPLSQYRDHLLKTWKRQGRWLLVAFLAGAASLFILFGVLFFLSDLLEKRYGVEGVLKGAILAIPLLAMCTTSFLTGRSIKQKTQLMKKLIVLGLFIVALGMAFVPFISNTYLLLVILVIIGTGTGLILPCLNTLITSAVGSKERGIVTSLYNSVRFLGVALGPPIFGTLADAKLWLFLGCAALALIHGLLAMWAIRQPERLRGKDGQSRLFLHKTNLRPS, encoded by the coding sequence ATGGCGGTGGAGCAAGTCGATACCCAGGGCTCAAAGCCTAAAACCGGAATTCTGGTGTTAAGTATTATCAGCGCAGTACCCATCATTATGGTATTGGGCAATTCTATGTTGATCCCAGTCCTACCTACCATTCAGTCCAAAATGGACGTAAGCAAATTTCAAGTCAGTTTGCTGATCACACTGTTTTCAGTAGGAGCTGGAATCGCGATACCCTTTGCCGGTATTTTATCCGATCGCTTAGGACGGCGAATTATTATTGCCATCTCCCTTCTCATTTATGGGGCGGGAGGGTTACTAACTGGGATCGCCGCCATCTGGGGTGGGGGCATCTTTTGGCTTATGCTGGCAGGCCGCATTCTACAAGGGATGGGCGCAGCGGGGACGGCCCCGATTGCCATGGCGTTAGTTAGCGACCTTTATCAAAAGTCGGAACGGAGCAAAGCCTTAGGTATCACCGAAGCCGCCAACGGGATGGGAAAAGTGATCAGTCCCATCCTGGGATCACTATTAGCCTTAATTACCTGGTGGTCCCTTTTCTTTTTCTTTCCTGTACTCTGTATTCCGATCGCGCTGGGAATATGGTTTGTAGTAAAAGAATCCAATAAACAGCAACAACCCCAACCGTTGTCTCAGTATCGGGATCATTTATTAAAAACGTGGAAACGGCAAGGAAGATGGTTGCTAGTAGCCTTCTTGGCGGGAGCCGCCAGCTTATTTATCCTGTTTGGTGTATTGTTTTTCTTATCCGATCTGCTGGAAAAACGGTATGGAGTGGAAGGGGTATTGAAGGGAGCTATCTTGGCCATACCGCTATTGGCGATGTGTACCACTTCGTTTCTTACGGGCCGTTCCATTAAACAAAAAACGCAATTAATGAAAAAGCTGATTGTGCTGGGCCTTTTTATCGTCGCCCTTGGAATGGCATTTGTCCCTTTTATTTCTAACACGTATTTGTTGCTTGTGATACTGGTTATCATCGGAACGGGTACCGGGTTGATCCTTCCCTGCCTCAATACGCTGATCACTTCCGCCGTTGGATCAAAGGAGCGGGGGATTGTCACCTCGCTATACAACAGTGTTCGCTTTTTAGGGGTAGCATTGGGACCACCCATCTTCGGCACTCTTGCCGATGCAAAGCTGTGGTTATTTTTAGGATGTGCAGCCCTGGCACTCATCCATGGCTTATTGGCGATGTGGGCGATTCGTCAACCGGAACGGCTGCGAGGAAAGGATGGACAAAGCCGATTGTTCCTGCATAAAACCAATCTGCGTCCTTCCTGA
- a CDS encoding DUF1385 domain-containing protein: MTSNRSGGVVVADKPIAYGGQAVIEGVMFGGKRAQVTAIRRKNGEIETYEVTRQHSPFRRLKQIPFIRGLFALLESSASGSKHLQFASDRYDLEPGEEPQEPTHSKMGMILGVALVGVLSLIVGKAIFTALPAFLASILFDRWVSNLIVQNLIEGAIKTFLLLVYLWLISQTPVVKRLFQYHGAEHKVINAYESGLELTVTNVQKQSPLHYRCGSSFIILTILVGVVIYSFFSYDNVWDRILTRLMLIPVVIGLSYELLRLTNAVRDVPVLTYLGYPGLWLQKLTTRQPDDDQVEVAIAAFNRMVELDQQTAEATPSSTLAHSS; the protein is encoded by the coding sequence ATGACCTCAAATAGGAGTGGTGGTGTAGTTGTGGCAGACAAACCAATCGCATATGGCGGTCAAGCCGTAATTGAAGGTGTCATGTTTGGGGGAAAGCGGGCTCAGGTGACGGCGATCCGCAGAAAAAACGGCGAAATCGAAACTTATGAAGTGACACGACAACACTCCCCGTTTAGACGATTGAAGCAAATCCCGTTTATCCGAGGCTTGTTCGCACTGTTGGAATCGAGCGCTTCCGGGTCCAAACACCTACAGTTCGCTTCCGATCGCTATGATCTGGAGCCAGGAGAAGAACCACAAGAACCGACTCACTCCAAAATGGGAATGATCTTGGGTGTCGCCTTGGTCGGTGTGCTCTCCTTAATTGTGGGAAAAGCGATTTTTACCGCCTTGCCCGCTTTTTTGGCCAGCATCCTATTCGACCGCTGGGTCAGCAACCTGATTGTACAAAATTTAATCGAAGGTGCCATTAAAACATTTTTATTGCTGGTTTATCTATGGCTAATCTCACAAACGCCGGTGGTAAAACGGCTATTCCAGTATCACGGTGCTGAACATAAAGTGATCAACGCCTATGAGTCAGGGTTGGAACTAACCGTCACCAATGTGCAAAAACAGTCGCCTCTTCATTATCGGTGCGGAAGCAGTTTTATTATCCTTACCATTCTGGTTGGTGTCGTCATCTACTCCTTTTTTAGTTATGACAATGTCTGGGATCGTATCCTGACACGCCTGATGTTGATTCCGGTTGTAATCGGTCTCTCCTATGAGCTGTTACGTCTGACCAATGCTGTGCGGGATGTACCCGTGTTGACTTATCTCGGCTATCCGGGGCTATGGTTGCAAAAGCTGACCACCCGTCAACCCGACGATGACCAAGTGGAAGTGGCAATCGCAGCCTTTAACCGCATGGTGGAATTGGACCAGCAAACAGCCGAAGCAACCCCTTCTTCCACGCTCGCCCATTCTAGCTGA
- a CDS encoding CD1247 N-terminal domain-containing protein: MEHHTDRLRRDLAFIQGLMEGNSEWGKRPESTVLKKMLAVLDELAEENEQLQLRLSELEEYVEAVDEDLNELELILYDEEQRGDEEEEDVGYWEMECPYCHQQVLIDDEYLGDEEVDIVCPQCERGLLADDQGEQSEDQSVVQQ, translated from the coding sequence TTGGAACATCATACCGATCGATTACGTCGTGATTTGGCCTTTATCCAAGGGTTGATGGAAGGAAATAGCGAGTGGGGAAAACGGCCGGAAAGTACTGTTTTAAAAAAGATGCTCGCAGTTCTGGACGAGCTGGCAGAAGAAAACGAACAACTTCAACTTCGTTTAAGCGAATTGGAGGAGTATGTAGAAGCGGTTGATGAGGATCTGAATGAGCTGGAATTGATTTTATATGATGAAGAGCAAAGAGGGGATGAAGAAGAAGAGGATGTGGGTTACTGGGAAATGGAATGTCCGTATTGTCATCAGCAAGTTTTGATCGATGATGAATACCTGGGTGATGAGGAAGTCGATATCGTTTGTCCCCAATGTGAACGGGGCTTACTGGCTGACGATCAGGGGGAACAGTCGGAAGACCAAAGCGTCGTTCAACAGTAA
- the spoIIIAE gene encoding stage III sporulation protein AE codes for MPNQMRWVFCLFLFFLLPLPAVAAEDGTLEEKVIRTQLDQLQTEEVESFWQELREEYGQFLPREQPSDIFQWVITREGGWGLTDWIKALAAYMFHEVLINGRLLGTIIVLTVFSMILRTLQTAFESNQVSKVAYAIAFMVIIILAVDSFSIAVESAKGAIGRMVHLMLALIPLVLTLLASMGNFGSVGMFHPMIVLMIHLIGTVIHTVVFPLLFCSAILGIISALSEKYKVNQLANLLRKVSVGLLGTLLTVFLGVISVQGATAAVTDGVTIRTAKYITGNFVPVVGRMFSDAADTVVGASLLVKNAVGMAGVLILLVTIAFPALKILSLSLVYSFSAAVMQPLGNNPIIECLNIISRTLMYVFAALATVGLMFFLAITIIVAAGNLSVMIR; via the coding sequence ATGCCCAACCAGATGCGGTGGGTCTTCTGCCTTTTCTTGTTTTTTCTGCTCCCGTTACCTGCTGTCGCCGCTGAGGACGGCACGTTGGAAGAGAAAGTGATTCGCACTCAACTCGACCAATTACAGACTGAGGAAGTAGAGTCCTTTTGGCAGGAATTGCGGGAGGAATACGGTCAGTTCCTTCCGCGGGAACAACCGAGTGACATCTTTCAATGGGTGATAACGAGAGAAGGCGGATGGGGTCTGACGGATTGGATCAAAGCATTGGCCGCTTATATGTTTCACGAAGTACTGATCAACGGGAGACTACTGGGGACCATTATCGTTCTCACCGTATTTAGCATGATTCTGCGCACCTTACAGACGGCCTTTGAGAGTAATCAAGTGAGCAAAGTCGCTTATGCCATCGCTTTTATGGTGATTATCATCCTGGCGGTGGACAGTTTCTCCATCGCCGTGGAATCAGCTAAGGGCGCCATCGGCAGAATGGTTCATCTGATGTTGGCACTCATCCCCTTGGTGTTAACATTGTTGGCCTCCATGGGCAATTTCGGCTCGGTGGGAATGTTTCACCCCATGATTGTGTTGATGATCCACCTCATCGGAACTGTGATCCATACGGTAGTGTTCCCGCTTCTGTTTTGCTCGGCGATTTTGGGGATTATCAGCGCCCTGTCGGAAAAATACAAGGTAAACCAGTTGGCCAACCTGTTGCGCAAGGTGAGCGTCGGTCTGTTGGGTACATTGTTGACGGTTTTTCTCGGCGTTATCTCGGTCCAAGGAGCGACTGCAGCTGTCACCGACGGTGTGACCATCCGCACAGCCAAATATATTACCGGCAACTTTGTCCCAGTGGTCGGGCGGATGTTTTCCGATGCGGCGGACACCGTGGTAGGAGCGTCACTCTTAGTGAAAAATGCGGTTGGGATGGCCGGGGTACTTATCCTATTGGTTACAATCGCATTTCCCGCGCTAAAGATCCTGTCGCTCTCCCTGGTTTACAGCTTTTCGGCGGCGGTGATGCAACCCCTGGGCAATAATCCGATCATCGAGTGTCTCAACATCATTTCCCGCACGTTGATGTATGTGTTTGCCGCCCTTGCTACTGTCGGCTTGATGTTTTTTCTCGCCATCACCATCATCGTTGCGGCGGGCAACTTGTCGGTTATGATCCGGTAG
- a CDS encoding DUF441 domain-containing protein — MKPELLLVILIVIGIVGRSPIIATAASLLLILKLTHLERLFPAVERRGLEIGLLFLTIAVLVPFATGRISIKEVWAVFTSWTGIFALAGGAIATYMNGKGLDLLKVDPQLMIGLVLGSIFGILFLRGIPVGPLMAAGITAFLLKLFDWLLP, encoded by the coding sequence ATGAAACCGGAATTGCTCTTGGTAATCTTGATTGTGATCGGAATAGTAGGACGTTCACCCATTATCGCCACAGCGGCCAGCCTTCTTCTCATCCTGAAACTGACCCATTTGGAGCGTTTATTTCCGGCTGTGGAACGCCGCGGTTTGGAGATTGGTCTTCTCTTTTTAACCATCGCCGTTTTAGTACCATTCGCCACTGGGCGGATCTCTATTAAAGAAGTATGGGCGGTCTTTACTTCCTGGACCGGAATATTCGCTTTAGCAGGCGGGGCGATTGCCACCTATATGAACGGCAAAGGGTTGGATTTGTTAAAAGTGGACCCCCAGTTGATGATCGGATTGGTGTTAGGATCCATTTTCGGCATCCTGTTCTTGCGTGGAATCCCAGTCGGTCCATTGATGGCAGCGGGCATCACCGCTTTTTTGCTGAAATTGTTCGATTGGCTATTACCGTAA
- a CDS encoding phosphosulfolactate synthase, whose amino-acid sequence MDSSSLFWSEELKDPTRQRTEKPRSCGLTMVIDKGLGLGVFQDLLLLAGAYIDFIKLGFGTIALTPIPVLTEKLRLAQESDIHLYPGGTFFEVAYQQQGTIKPYLEILDSIGFKWIEISDGTIPLTEEQRIQAIQTARNDGFRVITEIGKKEKGSITPIKQLIEGFYRDRKAGAEYVIIEGRESGKNVGIFDADGKLDSQYLLNVWEEIDHSSIIWECPQHSQQVQLLQLLGPSTNLGNIATTDVLSVESLRRGLRADTFFSFLPSPLPGGNPS is encoded by the coding sequence ATGGATTCCAGTTCCCTTTTTTGGAGCGAAGAATTAAAAGATCCAACGCGACAACGCACGGAAAAACCACGATCCTGTGGTTTAACGATGGTGATTGATAAAGGATTGGGATTAGGAGTGTTTCAGGATCTATTACTACTGGCAGGCGCTTATATCGATTTTATTAAACTGGGTTTTGGCACCATCGCTTTAACGCCGATTCCAGTGTTGACGGAAAAACTGCGTCTGGCTCAGGAATCTGATATCCACCTCTACCCGGGTGGAACGTTTTTTGAAGTCGCCTATCAACAACAAGGCACAATCAAACCTTATCTGGAGATCCTTGATTCAATCGGCTTTAAATGGATTGAGATTTCCGACGGGACGATTCCCTTGACGGAAGAGCAGCGCATCCAAGCGATTCAAACCGCCCGTAATGACGGATTTCGCGTGATTACAGAGATTGGGAAAAAGGAAAAAGGATCGATCACACCCATCAAACAGCTGATTGAAGGATTTTACCGTGATCGTAAGGCGGGTGCCGAGTATGTGATCATCGAAGGACGTGAATCGGGAAAAAATGTGGGGATATTTGATGCCGATGGAAAACTGGACTCACAATATCTGTTAAACGTATGGGAAGAGATCGATCATTCGTCAATCATATGGGAATGTCCGCAACACTCTCAACAGGTTCAATTGTTGCAGTTGTTGGGTCCCTCAACCAATCTAGGAAACATCGCCACTACCGATGTGCTTTCGGTTGAGTCGCTTCGTCGGGGCCTACGTGCGGACACTTTTTTTTCATTTCTCCCTTCCCCGCTGCCTGGGGGGAATCCATCGTGA